One segment of Nothobranchius furzeri strain GRZ-AD chromosome 13, NfurGRZ-RIMD1, whole genome shotgun sequence DNA contains the following:
- the LOC139062583 gene encoding protein starmaker-like, protein MGTGETGMGMRTGTRTRTDEDRDRDEDRDKDGDRDGDEDRDRDGNEDGDEDRDGDRGDRDGDEDKDRDEDKDRDEDEEKDRDEDKDRDEDRDEDEDRDKDRDEDRDGDRGDRDGDEDKDRDEDRDEDEDRDKDRDEDRDGDRGDRDGDEDKERDEDRDEDEDRDKDRDEDRDGDRGDRDEDKDRDEDRDGDRGDRDGDEDKDRDKDRDEDEEKDRDEDKDRDEDRDEDRDKDRDEDRDGDRGDRDGDEDKDRDEDRDEDEDRDKDRDEDRDGDRGDRDGDEDKDRDEDRDEDEDRDKDRDEDRDGDRGDRDGDEDKDRDEDRDGDRGDRDEDKDRDRDRDEDEDRDKDRDEDRDGDRDRDGA, encoded by the coding sequence ATGGGTACAGGGGAGACAGGGATGGGGATGAGGACGGGGACGAGGACGAGGACAGATGAGGACAGGGACCGGGATGAGGACAGGGACAAGGACGGGGACAGGGATGGGGACGAGGACAGAGACAGGGACGGGAATGAGGACGGGGACGAGGACAGGGATGGGGACAGGGGAGACAGGGACGGGGACGAGGACAAGGACAGGGACGAGGACAAGGACAGGGACGAGGACGAGGAAAAGGACAGGGACGAGGACAAGGACAGGGACGAGGACAGGGACGAGGATGAGGACAGGGACAAGGACAGGGACGAGGACAGGGATGGGGACAGGGGAGACAGGGACGGGGACGAGGACAAGGACAGGGACGAGGACAGGGACGAGGATGAGGACAGGGACAAGGACAGGGACGAGGACAGGGATGGGGACAGGGGAGACAGGGACGGGGACGAGGACAAGGAAAGGGACGAGGACAGGGACGAGGATGAGGACAGGGACAAGGACAGGGACGAGGACAGGGATGGGGACAGGGGAGACAGGGACGAGGACAAGGACAGGGACGAGGACAGGGATGGGGACAGGGGAGACAGGGACGGGGACGAGGACAAGGACAGGGACAAGGACAGGGACGAGGACGAGGAAAAGGACAGGGACGAGGACAAGGACAGGGACGAGGACAGGGACGAGGACAGGGACAAGGACAGGGACGAGGACAGGGATGGGGACAGGGGAGACAGGGACGGGGACGAGGACAAGGACAGGGACGAGGACAGGGACGAGGATGAGGACAGGGACAAGGACAGGGACGAGGACAGGGATGGGGACAGGGGAGACAGGGACGGGGACGAGGACAAGGACAGGGACGAGGACAGGGACGAGGATGAGGACAGGGACAAGGACAGGGACGAGGACAGGGATGGGGACAGGGGAGACAGGGACGGGGACGAGGACAAGGACAGGGACGAGGACAGGGATGGGGACAGGGGAGACAGGGACGAGGACAAGGACAGGGACAGGGACAGGGACGAGGATGAGGACAGGGACAAGGACAGGGACGAGGACAGGGATGGGGACAGGGACAGGGACGGGGCATGA